The nucleotide window TTGTCTTTTGCTTAGGTTTTATTTCCTCTGTGAATAGATAGACATGAGCCCTTAAATAGAATGATTAAGAAACTAGGAAATAGAAGACACAATCTCTGCttaaacaaaattatatacacaGACATGCGTGTATATAAGAACACTAATAAGAGggggaaaataatattaattacaaCTATAAAATAAGTTCTATCTGTAAGTTCTGAGTTAACCATAGTTTACATCTCCACTATCTAACACCATGCCTGGGACACAGTAAGGTCAGAGTAGTTATAAAATGCTTGTGGAAAAGGTTCACTATTTTAAGCTCCAGTCTCCCAATACTGAAATTCAGTGTCTCAAATCCCTAAATTACAATTTAATAAACTTCATTATCCTGAGGTCCAATCAATATGATCCTGACTGAATTGCACTCTAACTGAAATTTCATTTCTACTCTTTTATCAACTGAAGTCAATTTCAGCAACCAGTATAGTGTTAAGCCTATGAAAATGGTGAATAAACCACttgatatttttgtgtgtgatcaACCAATTTACTGACTGAGTTTCAAACAGGTTCTCAACAGCCAGGAAGTAAAGGAGCACGTTCCTATTAACCTGCTTCATTTAGTCTGTGCAGGTCAAATTGGATAACacaacacaaaaaaattttttgtaactTATTTAGTGACATGGGTTGCCTAGACTAACCAGGCTGCAACACTGATGAAGCCAACAAAATCAATCTTCAATATATTGGGTTTGGAGTTTTTGCTCTCTGTATGGGCCTGAGGTTGACATTAATAGCCCTGGAGGGTAAATGCAGGAAGGGGCCATACTTGAGCCCTAAGGGAACACTGACTTTGAGATAAACACGCCATATAAACTGTTCTCTGCCTTGAGTTTACAGCAATACTAACTTGCAGACATGATATAAGCTGACATCAATACTAATGTTTCCTCTGGCTTTGTCTTAAATgactatgctttaaaaaatatatatatatattccatttctccaaaaaaatgcATTTGTCATGCTGCATTTACAATGCATGTATAAAAATGACTTTTAGTCATCAGCATGTCAGTTATGACTAACCTCATATCTGTAAAGAATTCTATTCATAGAGTATATGAAGTTTCTGTAGTTGTTCTTAAAATTGCATGACTGGCCTTTCTGATGTTTTAGTAAGTTCCTTTAACTTgactttaaaaggaaatgaaaaatatgcatgaaaatatatatgtgctttcaaaattttccaagaaaTAGCTAtgtattaaagaaatatatatacatatcttagCCCTAAGTTGCATCCAAAGAGTCTGAGATCACTTTATTTGCTCTCTAATTATTAATTTCAAGGTGACAAGCATTTATTGGCTATTTCTAGGACCTATATTAAGTCACCAAACAATTTCTTAAAGTGTAGTCTTCACAAAATTAGAGAActaaatataaaaagttaaaataggaacaaaatatttataaaatgtcgTAAAACAGAATCTTTACCAGATAACTTCAAGTTGCCAATTACTTTGAATTAAGCCCAACTATATTTCTGAAAATACTTATTTTGCAATGTTTAGCCTAAATATTTGATTGGATCTTCACGTTGCATATTCATATTACTATTTGTGTAGgatcattcattttttaattttaaatactgcAGCTCAGAAATGTAAAAGGATTCCAGCTAATGCAATTCCCCTGTGCCACTTCCTTTATATACAACTCTTTTCCCATGAAGCTTTCACCTAGCAGAGCATATTTTATAGTACAGCAGAGCCAAGAAATGCAGTATCACCGGTATCTTAATTCTGTGAAACTTTTTTCAATCGTGAATTTTTAAGTGTTCCCTTTCTAAAACAAATTCTagccagaaataaacatttcttttccatttgatttAATTCACCTCTTACTTTTAACCTCTCTGTACTTGTTCTCTGTGTTCCCCTGTCTGGATGTTCTGGTTCCCGTGTCGTCTTCTGTGTGACGTGGTCATTAACACAGTGGATGCAGCACTCCGTCCGGTGTTGACGGCGGCAGTGGGCGTAGCACCCCTTCTTCTGTCAGTACTCTTAGTACTATTTGCCCAGGTGACTTGAAAGTTGCTGCTAAGATGGCCCCTAACATTCCTTTGGAAATGGAACTTCCTGGTGTGAAGATTGTACATGCTCAATTTAATACACCCATGCAGTTGTACTCAGATGACAATATTATGGAAACACTTCAGGGTCAGGTTTCAACAGCTCTAGGGGAAACACCCTCGATGAGGTAATAAGAGTCTTTCTGAACCGTGGGCATATTAACTAAACACATGGGCAATGTCGACTTTACTGTTATCTTGTAACATTGTCTTAATTGAAAAAaagctttcaagaaaaaaaactaCTAAGGGTTTATTGCAGATATCTAGGCCTTGTGATAATGGCGATTTGAGAAATTAAGCAAGTAGAGTTTTATGTGACAGCAATGAAATGAAATCATGGCAGGACGAAATGTACATGTCGTTTGAAAAACTACAGTGTACTTTACAAATGTCTGGTACAGTACTTCTCAAAAGTGATATATAATCTGGGATACTGTGTTTCTTCTTTGGGTATCAAAAACTGGGGAAGGGATGGgaggttcagagaagttttaACAGAAATGATATCTTTTGTCTCTTCTAATGGCATCTTGTGGAAGagttaattatttttccatttactaTTTCTGCCATGAGTAAGGGTTTGTAAGTGAATATCTCAGGCTACTAATATAGATATCTAATTTCTATTGGTCTCTATTTTgactaattttttctttattatgcaTATTTGTTCAAAgtacttttcaattaaaaagattTATTAGAAGATAAAACCTTATTACTTCTTTCAATATTATAGAACCATTATAAAGTATTATAATGCTTACAAGTGTTATGTAACAAGCCCTTGGGATGAGATAATAATAGCATAATGTATTTCAAAGCCATTTGCAAGGAGCTTCAGATAGGTAAGATGATTATTTCCAAATATGATATAGGTAATAAAAATTTGTGCAAATAGCAACTACCTTTTCTAGATAATGCAATTAAATgacaaaatagtaaaatattacaGTGCCTGACATGTATTTTTATTGTGgcatttttttattgttcaacatgaatatatttgtagaaagttcattaaaataaatcatcTATCATTTTTGTAAATGAATTATAATGTAGCTATTTAGTAGCCTATACAACTGACTTCTGTGTGAAAGACACTATATTATGTGCTTTCAAACACTGAGAAATTGAATTCTTCGATTTACAGGCAAAATGTTACCTTGATTCAAGAGTTAACAAAACTAAACCATACACTTTTGGTTTAATATCAAAAATGAATCTGAATTTTATTAACATCTTTATGACTGAGATAAACTGGGCTCACTCATGCACTTTCTATCACACGTATGTggtcttttatttctaaaaggttaattttgttcatattataattatatatccaTCAGACGCAggcattgttttttaaattactatttccTAACAACGTTTCAGTTGCCCTCCAAAAGGATTCTTCCACATGGAGAAGTGCTGAAGTGACCCCAGGTTAATCGATGATTTTTTAAGGCAACCCGTGTGAATTCACATTATGCTTAGCTGTGGTAGAGATTAACGTGAGAATACGGAATCTCTGTTGGGGAGGTGCTGTAAATACAGTAATCCCTGCTTATTGATATCTTGCGTCGTCCTGCGCATACGCACGCTCCTGACGCGGCTTCCGGCGCCATGTTGTTTCAGTGAACCCACGGCCACCGTGCCCCCCGAGTCGGATGTGTACCGGATGCTCCACGACAATCGGAATGAACCTACCCAGCCTCGCCAGTCGGGCTCCTTCAGGGTGCTCCAGGAACTAGTGAACGATGGCGCTGGTGAGCAGTCCGTGAATGTCTGCTGAGACGTTGTTGACAGAGGTTATTGCAAgggtcaggggaggggagggcagcaaGCATAATGGGAATGAGAGTCTAAAAATTGATTTTCATCAGTCATCAAATGACTCTTTGCTGTAAAACGATTTGGTGTTGCCTGGTTTATGAGGAGAACATCCAGAGCATATTTAAGGAGCCATTAACTTGATGGTAAAAGAGCATCAAAGATAAATCCTATCTCAGTAGTCAAGGGCTAGTTCAGCTTATTGATCATAAAATACTGCAAGATTTCTCAGCCTCCTGCATATCCCAGGCTATCATAATCATCAAATTTTTAGACAACACTGGAATGAACACTCACTATGTCCCAAATCCTGTGCCGAGCTGCTTTGCACACGTgatcatttaatccccacaataACTCAGCGAGGTAGGAGCTGTTATTTTCCCTatttaacaaaagagaaaatgaggcaATAGAGAGGGCGGATTTGCACAAAGCCACACAGCCAGTAAGAAACAAAATCGGGTCTCCAACTCACTCTTGGGGTCTTCAGAGTTCATGCTCCTACCAATGATTTTCCATGTCCAAAAGATATATACTGTCCTTCAGAAGctgcacagaaatacaaaatgccccattagtatgctgctgctgctgctgctaagttacttcagtcgtgtccgactctgtgcgaccccatagacggcagcccaccaggctcccccgtccctgggattctccaggcaagaacactggagtggcttgccatttccttctccaatgcatgaaagtgaaaagtgaaagtgaagtcgctcagtcctatctgactcttagcgaccccatggaccacagcctaccaggctcctacatccataggattttttttccaggcaagagtactggagtggggtgccattgccttctccccccatTAGTACAGCCATTatcaaaaaaatggaaactaagtgttggtgaggatgtggagaaatggggaCCCTTGCACACTGCTGATggggaatgtgaaatggtgcagccactgggaaaaacagtatggcggttcctcagaaagtgaaacaggagaattGCCATGGGATCCTGCAATTCCGCTCCTAGCTGTATACTCataagaactgaaagcagggactcaaaccaATACTTATGCACCAGCATCCgcagaagcattattcacaacaaccAAAAgttgggaacaacctaaatgtctatttaCACATGAATGGAAAAACATCATGTGGTATATATCCATAAAGTAcactattattcagccttaaaagggaatgaaaattctgatatatgctgcaacatggatgaatcttgaaaacattctgctaaatgaaataaaccagggACATAGAGACagatattgcatgattccatttatatgagaacCTTAGAATAGTCCAGTCATAGCAACAGAAAGTATAATAGAGGTCACCGGGGTCTGGAAGGAGAGTGAAATACAGAGTTAATGTTTCCTggttacagagtttctgttttagATGATGAAAACGTTCTAGAAATAGGTATCAGTGACAGTTGCACAAAATTGTGACCATACTTAATGCTACTGAATTACACACTTAAAATGGTGAAGATGGTCCATTTTATgctttgtatcagttcagttcagttcagtcactcagtcgtgtccaactctttgggaccccatgaatcgcagcacgccaggcctccctgtccatcaccaactcccggagttcactcagactcacgtccatcgagtcagtgatgccatccagccatctcatcctctgttgtccccttctcctcctgcccccaatccctcccagcatcagagtcttttccaatgagtcaactcttcacatgaggtggccaaagtactggagtttcaactttagcatcgttccctccaaagaaatcccagggctgatctccttcagaatggactggttggatctcctggcagtccaagggactctcaagagtcttctccaacaccacagttcaaaagcatcaattcttccgtgctcagccttcttcacagtccaactctcacatccatacacgaccacaggaaaaaccatagccttgactagacgaacctttgttggcaaagtaatgtctctgcttttgaatatgctatctagattggtcataactttccttccaaggagtaagcgtcttttaatttcatggctgcagtcaccatctgcagtgattttggagcccaaaatttaaaaaggaaagatgcaAAATGTTCTCTGTTCCTTTGGGCATTTTGTAACAGCTCCCTACAACAACAGTTTTTTAACTAATTTAGTTTCGTAAGGTCCCATTTCAGAATAAATTATGCTTGAACGAATCCTGGTTCTTTCCAAATGATATTGTGGGTGAAGGCTAAGAATTCCTCAGGTTAAAGTGCACACCTTAAAATAGAAGCAAAGTATAAACCGTAGCCAGCTGCTCCCTGGCCATAAATGGAAGCACTTTGTATTTCAGATGACCGTCCTGCTGGAACTCGGAGTGTGAGAGCTCCAGTTACAAAAGTCCACGGCGGTGCTGGCGGCACGCAGAAGATGCCATTCTGTGACAAATGCGGGAGTGGCATCGTGTAAGTTTCATTTTCAACCCTAAATTCACCACCAGTCTTGGCGTCAGTTCCCTATTTCCTCTAGAAGAGACTTGAAGTTTTACAAAAAACAAATGTCTATTCAGTGAACTGAAATATAAATGTCCAGAACATTTAGGGCAGTCTGACCAGAAATCCTTTAGGTGTACCCCCAAATTAGCATAGAATGTGAGCTGGAAATCCTGACTTATAATTTCAGGTGTATGTTCATGAAAGGAAGCTGCCCCAGAAGTATATCCTAAAAGTCATTTCCGAGAATCATGACTTCACTTCACAAAGCCCTCCCTTTGTTGATGCATAGTCTTtgaattcttccttttctgtatAAACCCAGGAAAACAAATATGGAGGTCACCCAGTTGTTCATTAAAACACATTATCCTTAGTCGATTTCTTAAAGTTGCACAAATactgaaatatgattttttagACACACAGTCAACTTCTATTTTAAGGGGCTTTAGGTGTAAATAGCCACCCTTGCTAGTTTCAGATCTTTAAGTAAACCAGATCGTTTCAGTCCCTCCACCTCCTGGCCCGTGGGAGCACGTCTTCCATCCCCTTTTTCTGTTCCCCTGTCACTAGCTCTCACACGGAGGAGCTATCAGTCGAGTCACCCAGGAGGCATCccaggagggtgggggaaggagataAGCCTGCTTATAGCACAGAGGGGCTGGGAGACAGAGAAACTAGCAGGACAGGGGGCTCGGGGCAGAGAGGACCTCGTAACACGACAGGTCGTGATGTTACCCAAAGTATTGGGGTGGCCAAGAAGTTTGTTTGGGCTTTTCCGTACACCTCTGCCCTTTGATGTGTTCTGTGTTCCATAGAGTGGACGCTGGACCACCAAGGTAGACAGTTTAAGCAGAGGGACTTTGGTTGTATAGACAACAACCTTGGTCACAATCCGATTCCTTTGCAGAGGATTATCTGCATCATCTCTCCTGCTTCCAAAGAAACAATGGGGAGAGATCATGGAGTAAGATCCTatcatttctctaaaaaaaaaaaaaagaaaacttgtttgggaaaaaaaaaatctgaaaaatattcaCACGTGAACAacagagataaacccatgaaGATTTATTGTTGTCTTGGCTCTCCCTGGCAACTGCATCAGTTCCACAGCTGCGCCCAGTTTTATAGCTATTCTTTCCTGAATGTGAAACACCTGCCTTATCTGTAGTGTTGTCTCCCTTTGGGTCATGtttttggctgtgtgtgtgtgtgtgtgtgttcacgaGGGTCTCCTTTTTCCCACCAGTGGTGCGGTTGTGAAAGCGCGGGACAAATACCGGCATCCGGAGTGCTTCGTGTGTGCCGACTGTAACCTCAACCTCAAACAGAAGGGCTACTTCTTCGTGGAGGGGGAGCTGTACTGTGAAACTCACGCCCGGGCCCGCATGAGGCCCCCGGAGGGCTACGACACAGTCACCCTTTATCCCAAAGCCTAAGTCTTAGCAGAACGAGCTCGCACACACCCACGCGCACCCACACAGGCTGGTGTTAATGGCTTTGGGCCAGATTTATAGCAAAGTGCTGATGCCAAATCTAGAACCAAGATTTTAGACACTTATTGTATTTTTAGGAGAAAGAATGGGAGGTACATGCCTGCTGTAACACAAACATGCATTCAACTGTTTGGGGGGGACGCTTAGCAATAACTTAATGGCATTTAAAGCAATAATTTTTTCATGTCATTCTCCACagtttacatttatattattatgaCCATCAAACATGTAAACATCAAGATATTTGGGGAGTCCAATTGTCTTTCCTTAACCAGCTGATTTTGCAGTTCTAGTAAATACCAAATGACAATCTTGTATTCTAACAAAACCTGCAGTGTCTGTTATCTGTTTCAACAATTACAGTGCATGTCAGGGAGAAATTCTCTAGATCTCTCTAGTTTCATATTCAGTCATACTGCTGAATGCAACAtaacataataaatacataaaatattttaaaaatacctaatgAAGTGGCACTTGCTGAATTCAGATAAAATCAACATTCCAATGAGGGAACCCAGTCCTAACTTGTCGTGTAAAACTTGGGTTGTACACGAGTGACAACTCggatattttcaggaaaaaaatatggtgtctttaatttttataactcaTTTGCTCTTTCTTATGAGCCCACAGTTTCTGCTGCTTGGAGGGGAAGTTTTAAATTTGCTAGTTAAAGGTCTCAGATTAAAACAGTTTCAGATAAAAACAGTCTCAGATTAAAACAGTTTCTGTTGCTTTGAAATagtctctttcattttaaatgtctctCAGATAAATATTCAGACTCCATCAAGGCTAGTTCTTTATTCTCAAGGCTCACCACCACCATCTTCTCCTCCCAAAGATGGCACCTCCAAGAGGAGGCATTCAGGGGACCCTCTGGGGAGGAAAGGGGCTGCTGCTCTCCTGGGGTCCTGCTTGTATTCTCTGCTGAAAATCCGTGGTTCCACTTGCGCTGTTTTCTCAACATAGTTGGAACCAGGCAACAAGCCCACCTTTACCACCACCTCCAAAAGTCTCAGCTCAGCTTTCCCTGGAGTCATGGTTTCTTTGCATCTCAGACACAAATCCCATCTGGCCCCTGGCTCAGCTCGGGCATCTTGCCCTTCACCATGGTGGTGCCACGGCAATGCCCCCTGACGTGCATGTCTTACCTACTTCCCAAGCTCGTCCCTGGGGACAAAGCAGAAGTTAGGAAACTGTGCTCTCCAAGTATAAACCATGGGAACCAgcaggctggggaggtggggactGTCTCAGGCCCTTGGTCTCACCCCCTTGTCACAAAGCCATGTCTATCCGAATGCAGCTGCTGCCTCTGGGCTGGGAGCAAGGACCCTCCTATTGTCCCAGATGGAAACCAGGGCCCGTGTTGTACTGCTCTGGGATTCTCCTACACTTCTCTGATTATTTCTGACCCTGACCGGTCTGGGGTTTTGAACTAGTGACACAAGACAGAACACCTGCCCCACCCCTCTGGGCCATTTGAGATAGAAACTGGAACCCCTGCACCAAAACACAAATTCGTTCAAGGAGCAATtccaagaaaatagaaaactatgTGATCAAAGATATGACTGTATTCAAACACATTACTTTTTTGGTtcagatgttatttttaaatttttttttctgggaaggaTATAATCTTAAAAGTTTGGAAGCTAGAGAGCAAAGGAGTGGGAACTGATTTAGGAAACCTGAGAAAGTTAAAATCcaaagcagcaatggagaaaacTGAAGACTCAACCTAGAATCTTGAAAAGGCGAGGGAACTGATAACATAGGCATTTCTAGACTAGGGGATAAAGGTGGGGTTAATGATAAGGAGGGTCATGGACAAGCTGTTTGAGAAGCACTTAATCCCCACTGtgtcccctcctctgcccctctctCACACACCCATAGCCTTTCCTAGTGGAAGTTTGCCTCATATTACCTGGAGAAAGTAAAACAGCATTTCTGGAGTCAGGAAGCAAAGTTGAGGGTACATGTATCATActaaaaagaagttaaataagaatgaaatactCATGAGAAGAAAAGTGTACATTAGACATTATGCTATACCTTAATGCATACTTTATGTTAGGTATCAGACagtattttccttaaaattatattttacatattttataatgaagTTCTTAAGTTCAGATGTTCAATAATGAGGGGGAAAAGTAGTACGGCTTGAAAAATAGTAGTAGTATGGCTCTAATCTGAAATTCTGGAGCCATATGGCTTAAAGCTGCTAATTCAGTCTATGTGACTAAGGTTTGTgattattgctgtttagtcactaggtcatgtccaactctttgcaaccccgtggactgtagcccatcaggctcctctgtgcatgggatttcccaggcaagaatacaggagtgagttgccatttcctcctccagggtatcttccttacccaggatcCAACTCGTGTGTCccgcattggcagacagattctttacctgggaagccccaaggcttACGAAGCAAATTCTCAAATTGCATgtccattattttttatataaattatatataaaattattcttttgatgATTAAATCTAGAATTTGAACATAAAGATAACTTTATGACAATTAACCCATAGAAATGAATgcaatataaaaatcattttaaaacatacaaagtaCAGGGTGAAAATAGCAATGTTataatggaaagaaattaaaactttttaaaaaaaataataataaaaataaaattaaaaaaataaaataaaactttttaaaaaagtaaacaaataagaaaGCAATATTTCTCCCTGTACTAACACTTTGTCTTTCAATAATGAATTCACACCTGGGCTTATATAGGAATTCATGCCACAAACAAAGAATGCCAACCAGTTTTTATTTAGCTCTCAGAATACTATATCTTTGGAGAAAACAGATTAGtcactgtttttatatttataagcTTATTAAAACCAGCAGTGATCAATGAAATCATCTCTGTTTAAGAACTCTAGGCTCATGATTAACTAAATTGCTCTTTTTTCAGAGTAAACCCAGGATAGAGTTGCTACACCCTCTACCAATGGGACAACTGTTTGAATAAAAAACAGCTCTGGTTATCACATACATCTGCACCTGTGTAAGCAAAGTAAAGTTAATGGCTAATATGATATGCAAACAGTTTATTTATCTCTACATAAGATAATCTAAAGTTTGTCCATCACAGGAACATTCCAAGATAGGCAGGATGGAGCTTGGGGGTTCTTCTACTAACAGCCTGAGTTGCAAAAGTTTGTCAAGCTGTCCTTTAAACACAGATTTGATTCTAGCCTTGAGAAACTACTGCTTTATAACCATTACTCTTTATTACCATGTCATCATGGCCTAATgtcctttcttttgctttttttgtccTTATGGTGTGCTATCTGAATCTTAAGCATCAAAAACAAAATtggagaaagattgagagcattCAGATAATTCAAGCAAATAAACCATTTACTTGATCTAcatgaatatttcaaaataattgtcTTAAGCTTCTGTTCATGTTGGAGAGCACTCAATACTTGGTGGACCCCCTACCAAGTAAGATATGTTGACACTGAACCCAATGAAATGGATTTTTGAATACATTGGCTATATTTACAAACTGACATTTTCAAGCTAGCTAGAATGCTTCATGTGATGAAGGTTAAAACAAAGCACCTATAAGAAGTGGTTGCTTTATCATAATTTCTTTGGTTCAAATTTTGTAGTAATGTTATTAATCACACTTCAGAAGAACAT belongs to Bubalus bubalis isolate 160015118507 breed Murrah chromosome 1, NDDB_SH_1, whole genome shotgun sequence and includes:
- the PDLIM3 gene encoding PDZ and LIM domain protein 3 isoform X1 — its product is MPQNVVLPGPAPWGFRLSGGIDFNQPLVITRITPGSKAAAANLCPGDVILAIDGFGTESMTHADAQDRIKAAGHQLCLKIDRAEARLWSPQVTEDGKAHPFKINLESEPQDVNYFEHKHNVRPKPFIIPGRSSGCSTPSGVDGGSGRSTPSSVSTLSTICPGDLKVAAKMAPNIPLEMELPGVKIVHAQFNTPMQLYSDDNIMETLQGQVSTALGETPSMSEPTATVPPESDVYRMLHDNRNEPTQPRQSGSFRVLQELVNDGADDRPAGTRSVRAPVTKVHGGAGGTQKMPFCDKCGSGIVGAVVKARDKYRHPECFVCADCNLNLKQKGYFFVEGELYCETHARARMRPPEGYDTVTLYPKA
- the PDLIM3 gene encoding PDZ and LIM domain protein 3 isoform X3, with the translated sequence MPQNVVLPGPAPWGFRLSGGIDFNQPLVITRITPGSKAAAANLCPGDVILAIDGFGTESMTHADAQDRIKAAGHQLCLKIDRAEARLWSPQVTEDGKAHPFKINLESEPQDVNYFEHKHNVRPKPFIIPGRSSEPTATVPPESDVYRMLHDNRNEPTQPRQSGSFRVLQELVNDGADDRPAGTRSVRAPVTKVHGGAGGTQKMPFCDKCGSGIVGAVVKARDKYRHPECFVCADCNLNLKQKGYFFVEGELYCETHARARMRPPEGYDTVTLYPKA